In the Oscillospiraceae bacterium genome, CGAACACGCGCCGCTGGCTATCAAGACCTCGGGCATTGCTTGTGTAGTCGCCGAATCGTTTGCGCGCATTTTCTATCGCAATTCCATCAACATCGGCCTGCCGATCATCGAGTGCCCTGAGGCCGCCAAAGCTATCGCCGAGGGCGACGAAGTCGGTATTGATTTTGACAGCGGAATCATTACCGACCTGACTACCGGAAAAACCTATACTGCGCAGCCGTTCCCGAAGTTCATCCAATCAATCATTGAAGCCGGTGGCTTAATTAACGCCATTGAGAAGAATTTAATCGGGGGTCGTACATGAATTATAATATCGCGCTCGTTAAAGGCGACGGCATCGGCCCCGAAATTGTCGATTGCGCCGCCAAAGTGCTGGACTCTGTCGGTGCGAAATACGGCCATAACTTTAATTATATCGAATTGCCCGCAGGCGGCAATGCCATCGACCGATTTGGTATTCCGTTGCCCGAAGAAACCATTAAGGGCTGTTTGGCCTCCGACAGCGTTTTGCTCGGTGCGGTCGGCGGTCCAAAGTGGGATACCTTGCCCGGGCATCTGCGTC is a window encoding:
- the leuD gene encoding 3-isopropylmalate dehydratase small subunit gives rise to the protein MKAHGKILKYGNNVDTDVIIPARYLNSSDPKELASHCMEDLDATFIKRVRAGDIIVSGRNFGCGSSREHAPLAIKTSGIACVVAESFARIFYRNSINIGLPIIECPEAAKAIAEGDEVGIDFDSGIITDLTTGKTYTAQPFPKFIQSIIEAGGLINAIEKNLIGGRT